The Mugil cephalus isolate CIBA_MC_2020 chromosome 8, CIBA_Mcephalus_1.1, whole genome shotgun sequence genome segment TTGCAAGCGGCGCAAAAGACATAATTTGTTCTGATCTCACGCTGCCAACCCTTGAGACTCACACTCTGGAGCAGAGCTACCTGTGCTTTTCTGAGAGACTCTCTTGTAATTATAAAGGCCATAGCGACCACACATTGAGAGCACTATTCCATACGAGCCATAATTGGTTCATATCCGGATCCATTCATGCTAATTATAAATGGTGCACAGTCACATGCAGAGCAGCAAGCAATTTTCCAGCAGCCCAAGTTCAAGGAAAGGGCGAACACACAATAATAAGCAATGACACAGAATAGAGGGACAAGGAGAGACTTCAAAATCTACTTCTTTTTCTCCAGAGACCGACTAACAAAAAGGATTCAGTCGGTTTCTGTAAAATGCGAAGTAACAGTGAACGAGCACAAGGCGGCAAACGTTTCACAACGCAGACGTCTTTATCACCCAGATTATTTTAATCAAGTTTAATGGTTTGTTTTGGCGTAAGCGTGATGAATACTGTTCACAGCGCTGGCGCACGGGGGACTGAGACACATTTCACTTCTGTGCACGCTGGTTTAACCGGGACACTCGGTGGAACTGAGCCATCGTTAGTGCCCCTACGCTAATgactgttaatgaaaaaaaaaaaatgtctgctgtgaaaaaaaatacgCGCTCTCACCTTCTTCCATGGCCCTGGTGATGGCAGCACATAGTGTCATGTAGCCGGTGTATGTCGTCCCTTTGTAGGTCACCTCACACTGttgagtttctgtctctggcCAAAAGGAGAAGTTCATGGTGTCTACCACAAACACCCAGTTCAATGCCTGCAGTTTGAACAAACATACTATGAGTGAATGAAAAAACCTAAACCATGCAGCAGAAAAAAGCAGTTGATGAGGAGTGATAAACGATGAGCTTAAGACTTAAAAGTCTGTCCACCTtgatgtttatgttttgttcaGTCCAAATTTCTCagtgtataaatataaacattaatTTCTTATTTCCATATTATTGTGCTTTACATTAATTCTGGGACAGTTTTCGCTTTATAATATGAGAGTCTCCCACTTTTTACTAAGTACTTCTACTTTCtctaattaaatttttttttttttttttggccagtgCTTTACAAACACAGTACACACTCTCTACTGATTAACCTGCAGGTTATTTTCCCACATGCAGTTTTCCTGATTTTGCAGAACggaaaaagtacatttttatgaATATGTAACCAGAACTCTTAAATCCAAACCAGGCATTAACACGTCTTGAAGGCAGTGTTTTGAACTGATCTCATCAGTATTTATTTGATTCTCTGTTAAAGATGtatctttttgacatttttgtgttcCCTCGTCATAAGGGAGCCCCTTAGATATTTTCCTGTCACCCTGCTATTGACTCTTATTGCACTACTGCCTTAtttccactggaaaaaaaaatatttgttccattacttaTGTCTAAAAGAAAGAGTAAGTGAGCCCTTGGTGACAAACTCACCTGGTCAGATGTGGGCGCTGGGGCCAGTGGGTTTGCCTTCTTCCAGCCACTGGCAGTCAGGTCGTCACTGTGTCGGAGTCTGAAGAGCATCTCTGCCGCCTTCTGCACCCCTTCGTCCTCCACAAATACATCCCGACTCCGCTCCGCCACGAACTTGCCCGACTCTCGGGGAAACAGAGGCGCTTCCATGATGAATGCTGTCTGGAGCGGAAAACGCAACTGCAAAATATTGTATTCTGCGTATTGAttgggtacactagtgaaaacacaTTCCACTATAACAGTGCTGCACTTAATCCCTTCATtactgtttatgtttatgtcgAAACTGTGCGAGAGAGGTGGTAATTCAGCCGTATGGTTATTGCGGTGCCGTTAGACTGGATTGAATTGAACATAAAAGTGAAACGTGTGTGCAtgacacaatacaattcaacagTACTAAAAAACCACaaccttcaaaatgaaaacacgacAACAttaacagctctctcagttgtTTTAACCAAATGTTGAAGCCATGCAAGAGTGTTACATTGGAGTGGATTgatttttcaacaaaaaaaaaaaaaaacaaaagaaaacacgtaACCCTTAAACCAAATGAGCCTGAAGCAACTGCcagatttttttgctttcttacACTTGTAAACTCATTTATATTTGCTACATAAGTCTGGAGTAGACTGGTTCTAATAAACACATACAGGTTTCAGGAGGAGCTTCCTTGATGATGCATGGTGATAGGAATACTGGTGCCCTTTTCATGATGAAAACCAATATCCTAAACACCAATATCTCTGGGGTagtgacattttaaagatgATCTCTCTTCCTGATTGTGTaattcataattaaaaaaaacacacaaccaagaAGGGAGGAAGTAACAAGGCAAAAGGATTTACCTTTTGCCTTTAATTTCAATAGAGGTTGATCCAGGTTTCTAAACTCCTCCTACAATGTTTGCAGCACTGGACAACTTTGTCTTTGCGTAGgcacttcacaaaaaaaaaaaaaaaaaaaggtcacgaGCATTAAAAGCCCTGACACATGCGTATCTCTACGCAACAGCATTATTTACAGCAAAAGAAGATAATTAtatccttcttctttctctcaagTGTCTACGGGCTGTGTGTCAATGACGCACAACTACAGAGGCCTAATGAATGAAATTCAGGTTCTGctctctctatccctctctctctaGTGAGTCACATGATTAAGTCCCCACTCAgaaatctgttttaaaaataaatcatctgtttttgttttttttttttttggtacagtTGCGTTGTCCGTGTTAGTCAGTAGACCAATTACATCACGTTTCTAAGCTGGACGAGCAAAGTGCGTTTTAGAAGTGACTGAGCACTCACGTTggtcacagatttttttttcatcccattAATAAGTACACGGAGCTTTCAAATGCGTTGACAATGGATCAGAAATGCATTTCCCTCCGATATTCAGCTTTTGTATCCAACTGTGCAGGACTTCACTTACCTACAACTGCGAGGGCAGTCTACTGCAAGCTCGTGCAATGTTGTTTCAACCACTACCTGGTTCACAGCTgttgaccaatcagagcctcGCATGAGGGCTCATCATTGGCTGCTAAACCAATCAGAAGACGCcaggagaggaaacaggaaaccgATCCACGTTTcacattacatatatatatatatatatttttaaatcgtATATTTTATagtaaatatacaatataatataaattaatatacaATGTAAGTTTACAAAAAATGATGTGGTATAATTAACGTGTATTTTCTACACTGATCTAAACTGTATAATGGTAGGGAGTAGGATCAGCgattcatttcattgtgtgaCCCCTTAAGAAAGTGAACACCCATAAAGTTCTAatgataaagataaagacaaGGCATCATCAAGACTTCCAAATGCCAAACCTTTGatacttttctttgtcttgtaggggtgtaaattaaattttatttgaagATTTTTTATCTTTAGTTCTCCGTGCGCTTTAGAAAATACTCAAAATTGTCCTGATTATACTTTCATCACAAAATGCCATCAGCGAGATGACTGAACCAGCTgcaaaaacaaccaacacacTCATTAAAATTCAAAAGTGGTTCTGTAAAAAGTGGCATCATCTTTATTTGTCTTATACCTTGACAATGTGAAGTCTAcaacatggagagaaaacaagtgtagaacacaggaaaaaaaaaaaaaatagttcaatATCATTTGTCAAATCTCCAATAAAATGCCTTAAATTACTAACTACATCGTTCCGTTTCTGAGGAATTACtcaaattttgttttgtcaccCAACTATTATAATCATACAATTTAGTCTGTCCTGTATCCGTGTACATAAGTCCCAACTTAAAGTAATTCTACAGGGTAAAACTCCTCACAGCTCTTAAAGAAAAATGACATGTAGCTTACATTCTGCGTGTTATGTGATACAACCGCCCGTGAAGGGGCCCAGAAGCAAAAGAAAGCACAACAACCCACTCACGCCGtcagacacgcacgcacgcacacacacacacatacacacaggacagatttacacagacacaaacttgcacataaaaaaaagtcataaaaaaatcaaaaaataaaggttatgtttatttttgtttgtgagaAGTGTGAAGGATATTTTGATATATGAGtgttaaaaaatgcaaattgtaTCTGATAAACTAATGTACTACACTCTCAGAAACGCAGATCATCTACATTTCCTTTATGCACAGGAATGTTGGAcatgtatttcattaaaaaatacaaaaataaaattcaaaaaaagacATCCACAATCCAGAATAGTCTGAAGCGGATGTGTTGGACAGGGGGTGGAAAAGGTTGAGGAGGGAGGGGCAATCTGCTTCAATCTGAGCCTCCTGGGTCTACAGCAAATGACCAGAGTACTGCTTCAcgctgaaataaaaacagtggaaaatatataaaatgcacaagaagaaaaattCAATTGACACACCAATAACAGTGTGAATATATGTAGCTTTGCAACTATGAGAGGATGAAGTTCTGGGAGGAGAAGGCTGGGGATGTAGAGTGGGAACAGAGACAGAGTGGGAGACGTCAAAGATATGACAAGTGTCTGAAGGAgagtgaagaagaggaaaacgAGGGGTGTGGTTAGTCCTTGTGTCCAAGCAGGTGCAGCACActgaagggggaggagaggaaggaagagggaggcaGGGTtagttaccatggcaacactACACTACTCATGAGACAGGGCAGCAGGTCTACAGCTGTATTAGCATTCGGCCAAAGCTCAGATAGCATCAACAAGGAAGTAGTGTGTATTATACGTGCCTACTGGTTGCCAagggagacagaagaggaggagcctGTGCTATTTGGCAGACTGTGATTTGTTGTCGGTTGATctaactaaaaacaacaaaatcactagtcttccacacagcagcagccagggAAGAATCAATCCACTCCCTGCTTCACAGTGAAACGGCTTAGATGGCAAATAGGCATACTGTCataattttttcttctttccactaATCATATTCAGAGGACAAGTGTGACAGTCAAAGAAACATGTCAATCACATTGACCCTTTaagaaaaattataataatcataatgCAATGCATACAGGTTTGCCTACTCCTTCACAGCCATTTCATGTAAGAGGAAGGTTTGAACTAGTTGCAGGTTGcatgggaaagaaaggaaaggggtTAGTGAAAAAGAGACAGCAGGAAACAGAATCGcataaccaaccaaccaaccaaccaaaaaCTGGGCtacaacatatttatatatatgcaaTACCAACATTGTTATCTATTGCATCTACTGATGAGTAGTTTCATGCATTGAAAGAGGGGTAAACAAACACCCTTGAAGTAATTATAGTTATTTTTAACACAGGACATAATATTGAAACAATGATGTGAATCAGGGCCAAGTTAAGTTGCCATAGAACACTTTTATTAAGGTTTTAAAATGGTTAATTGGCGTGCTTGATAAGCAAGCTCGTTAACCTGGTCCAACTAGAATGTTGAATCCAGAATTTCTACATCTAATAAGAGGGGAAACAACAAGCACAACCGAAGGAGACCATGTCATAACTTGCCTGTTCTGTAGAAGGTACTGGGCGTTCTGGATCTGATCCTGGGTGCCAGTAATGGTAATGATTCGGTCCTCAGAACCTTCCAGGGGTTCATCGATCTTGATGGAGGCCCCTGACTCATGGCGGATCTGTTTGATCCGCTGGCCTCCCTTACCAATGATAGAGCCAGCCAACTGTTAACAGGGGtaatacaaaaacagaataagaggggggggaaagaaagaaataaacattttaggTCCAAAAGATGCAAGCTGGTATattgacaaaatgtaaaaagcaAGGAGGAGGtaatcacacacaaatgtaattCAAGCATTTAAAGTAATCTGCAGATATGAAAAGATAACAAATTGTTTGTCATTAATTATACTGAAAAGTCTATTATGACCTTCTAAGTCTTGAGTGGGTGAacgtggaaaaagaaaatgtgtgagaCACAAGATTACATTGATTAATCTCTATAACTAGAATACATCATGTATGCATGATGGAAAATTACACATACATcagtaaatcatttaaatctttAGCATAATGATGAGTGCAGGTAACATGATCACATACAGTAATGTAGGATTTTATGCAAATTTGGATTCACGTTGTTCTTATACACTCACATCTTTAGGGATCGTCACTTGAGTGGTGATGACGGGGCCACCCATATCATTATAGGAGCTGCGTCCACCTGAAGGTGAGAGGggaaagagatggaaaaagcAGACAAGTAGGGAAAAAGGAGAGTGGAAAGAGCAGGAACATGAGAATAGCTCCAAAAATCAATTCTTTGCTGCCAACATAATCACACGTGGTTCAGCAAAATTTTCTAATCATACTGATGGATGACGGGTAGAGACTCACCTGGCTGGTAGCTATCCCAGGAGGAACTGTTATCTGAACAGGGGAAAGAAACGGGACAGAAAACTGACTAAGTAATAAGTCATTTCAGTGTCATTTATGAAtaacaattatttaaattacCCATGGCTAGTATAAAGTAAATCATATTCCCACTTATACACATTAGAAAGATCTTCTTAAGAAAACAGTTGAATTACAATTAACTAATATGCACATAATGGATTGTAGTAAAGAGATATGTTAAATAAATTGTCACGCTATTAGATATTCAATACATGCAAAATActgttttaaatcaaacacCTTAACGTTACCAGAAATCTCTCTTCAGCCTGTTTACCACTGTAACGATTATTTTCTCAATGACAAAATACTGGACACTACGCTATGTTGGAAAGAAGAGCAAGGCCTGTACTCTTAGGTGCATAAGATACATTAACAGTCTTGTAACCACATCCATATGCCACAGAAAAACACGAGGCTTAGCACTTACCATATCCTCCGCCACCCTGTAAAAAGAAACGGAAACAGGCGGGTTACATACTGTACGGCTGattcttttcatctttctaGCATAAGCATAAATGTATGGATAATGCAGCAGCTTCGCTCATGGAGTAGAATCAACTAAAAGCCACCCAGTTTTCATCCATAAGacagactcctcctccttccttccctccctccatcccccctTCCCGTCTCTCCGTGCATCTCCATCAGCCCCCATTTTCAGCTGCTATTCAGCTGCTGTTGTCACCAGGGCAACAAGCAATTCAAAAAGCTGTTGCTGAGCAACGGCAGGCAGTATCCTGCCAGCTCtcggagagggagagagaaagagggagagagacctTCCAGTCTGTCAACAAAGCGTTATTAGTGCTTAGCAACCGACCATggccacccccaccctccccacccccaacaTCCTCCCTCTCTTTGCAGGAAAAACAGGCTGGCCGTGAAAAGTACACAGCAAGAGGGCAATTATAGCTGATTATTATGGGGTGTCTCCGGCTGTGGTGATTATGGTCATTTGGGAGGATGCTAGCTTGGATCCATGGACAAGGCTCACAtgagtgtgtgcacacacacacacacatgtgaatgTGCACGAGTGACCAGCTACGGTCATACTGTCAATAAACCACTATTGTCATAACAGGACAATGGACAATCACAGCATATTGTCTAGTGCTAGAAGCAACCAGTACCCTGGCCTGTGGCACTGGCACCCAATGAGACACTAGCACCAGAGCTGCATGCATTTAGCAAAGGGTCACTAACCATGTTATCGCTGTAGCGATCCGGTCTGCCTCTTCTGTCACTGGTGATGGGGAGGAGGGGCAGaaatgagcagagagagagagagagtggagaaaagaggagagatgTGGGTTGGGGtggaaagaaatagaaaatgcttagaaaaaaaatccttgacAACAATCCAAAGAAAATTTCTGGTCTAGGTcaaactgcacacacacgctgagCAAGATTACagtataaacacatttcctctcAGCCATCTTCCCACACAGTAACAGGAACAGCTCTGACAGTGTTATGGTGAGAGGAGTGAcaggtggtggtgatgatgatcaGAGCCAAGGGCTGCtgctccaccccccctcctcacaAATGAGCTCAAATAAAGGAATTAGCTGAAGATATTTGTCTGGATGTACTTGGTACTCGTGCAGAAGGACACGAAAAAAGACAACATGTATGATGTCTTGTAGTAACTTAATATTACTTTAGCTTGAGAGTGTCTCTCTGTAGCCATATTGCATGAACTATCGTACACTAATGTCATGACATATCTTTACTATAAGCATCAACCAGATATATATTTACGATTTCCATTAATATCTAAATGAGGACAACCAACTCTAAGCATTGGACATATGAAACTATTAAATCAGGTTTGTGGAATGCACATTTCAcaatttatctattttatttatggtttattAAACTGGACTCAAGAGCAGAAGCTGATAACTAGTCACCctataaaattttaaattcatgtgaaaattcaaaaaatggCTAATTGTAATAAAGCTGATGAAAGCATGTCGATTTTGAAGGGGACTAGGGGAAAAAATACCAGTATCACATCACCATCATACCAATCACCACAAACGTATTCTCTAAGTCGTGAGCAATGCGCAGTGAGTGGCAGATTGCATGGGTTACTCACAAGGGAAAGAGGCTGTCATGTACACTACTGTCGTTTCCTACAAAGCACTCTAAATAAGTGGACTGTGAACAGGTGAATGGGGGATCAAGGAAAGGGAGAAAGTAAACCGGGATGCCACAATGGATGTGTGTACTGAGGGTTAAGGATATGACAGGAGGGCAAATGTTTACGAGGAGTGTTAGTTTTTCAGAATAAGTAGATATCAGGAATATTCAACAATGAAACAGTAGGTAGTGACATAAGGGGCTTGTAGGGATACCTCAACACTTAATTTTAAACAGATTGTGGTCAAatcatttgtcacatttgtgaATGGAAATATGCTAAACATCAGTCAGCATTGGTGACTAATTCCTTACAAAGACCAAAGAGTAAAATGCTACTCAACAGTAAGCACCACTCGTTGGTATTGTCTAGGAACTGATGTTTCAAGTGAATTGAAACAGCAGAATGTCAAAGTATCCCTAGTAAGACTAATCAAGAAGTTTAGAGGTTTGGGGACAGAAACTTACTTGGACCTGTCATCTGAGCCGCGGTACGAGTCATAGTAACGATCATCTCTGTGGGCACGGtggaaatgggggaaaaaaaacacaaacacaccaagaCAAACAGTGATGAGCACATACACTTGATGGAATGACAACTGTGAATACAAGTGTTTCAACAACAGTGCACTACACTGGATTACATGCAGACTACTCTCAAGTTTATCCAATGCAAGAAAACGGAAAGCAAAGCTGGTGAAGAAAATGCACCTGAATGCAAAGTTAAGTACCTCAAGTGGGATAAagctttgtgtttgcagatgcTCTAAAATATGAAGTACTATAGGTTTAAAATACTAAACACTTAAATCTCAAGGCTTTTTATAAGAGTAAAACACTTAACTTCAAACATGATTGTGTTCATGCAGTCAAATAGTTTTCAGTTTaacaaaaaatctgaattaCGCATGGGACAATATTCATAAGTCAATGAAGTGATTTCACAAGATACTAGAAAAGCAAAGCAGGAgagcaacaaagaaaacaagaacgaACTGTGCATCATATACGCTCTTGTCTCACCCTCCTCTGTGGGGGTGTCCTATGGGCATGTTGCGTCCACGTCCACTCCCCCTGCCGACCCTACTCgggtggggtggaggaggaCCTCGACGGGGGCTCATGTCATCGTAATCTCTGCGGGAGGGAGGCATGGGTCCCCGCACCCCTCTGCTTGAGGGCATTCGGTCAAACCCACGGTCACCACCGCTGGACCTGCCTGGACGCATGGCGAAGCCTCCCATAAGTCTGCGGCCACCCCCCCGCTCCTCAAACATCATGGTAAAACCACCATAATCGTAGGTCTCGTCGTAGAAGTTAGGGTCGTACGGCTGTGTGCGGCCCTTTATGGGAGCCTGAAGacaacaaagaaatataaacagAGCTGCTTAGGAGAGCACAAAACGAACTGTGTGTCAAGAAAGCAATTTTTGTCAttgtaaacaaaatgaatctTTCGTCAAAAAGGACAATCTTGTCTccaaaattcaaattcaattcaagtTGAACTGGAGTGTTCAACTAAAAATTATTAGCATAGAAAGAGCCTCTCAGACAGTGTAAAAGGTTCTTACTTCAGCGATGAGCTCCAGCATGGTCTTGATACACTCCACCACCCTCTCAGTTTTACCACTAACCAGCACAACGCGGTCTGTCGACTGGGGACAACACTCCTGAAACAGCTTGATGCTGGTCTTTGTGTTCTGGAGACAAATAGAAGCCACACATGAGTGGGCACAGAAAAGGGAAAGCTACTACACGACACAACAGCTTATTTCAccgctgaaaaacaaacaggcatTTCACTCCACTGGAATCAAAGCTACACAACTATACAGACACTTGTCGGGGAAACATCACACCTCTGAGGTACCCTACATACAAAATATAACATTAATTACACCAAACAAATTTACTTGATCAAAAATGCATGTTAAAGGAAAATTATATCCAGCTAGACTTTCATGGTAGAGTcctgtttaatttgaaaaaccAAGGGTATAAGACTGCAAAAGAATACATGTCGCTCCAATTTGGCAGCACACAGGATTCTTTGTATGATCGTACCTCACGAAGCTCTTTGATCTTGGCTCCCTTCACCCCGATGATTGAGCCAGCCAGGCTCTGGTGGATCAGGAGACGCAGCTCACAGTCGAAATCCATGCCATTGTACTGCTGGTACTGTAGAGGACAATGAGCATGTTCATACCATGATGCCATCCATTTTGATCCCTGAAACCTTTAACTTTTCTTTATTGGTCTGGCAAAACAACCAGTGTTGACGTAGCATGCGGCGTCAATGTCAATAAGAACCTATTAACTCAGTTCATTGACAACGAGTGGCATACGAAGCATAATTAAATAATCAGTTGAGTTAGGTAAACTACTTATCTGTAAAATACCCATACCACAAAAGTACAGCAAGCAAAGTTATAATGTTCTGAAAGCGTCTACACGACCCCATGTACATTTATTGTTACACTGTTACAATCTACATCAACATATACACACCTCTTCCAACGTTGGGATAATCTTCAGCAGGATTTCTCCAACGGTCTCGATGTCGGCACTGATGCTCAAGATGCTTCATATTTCAGCCATCAATAACGAAACAGAGCACAGGCAGGGTGGGGTTGGGGTACCAGCAAGGCATCCCAGAAGGGAGGGAACAACATTTCAGATTATGAAATTCATAACATCCCCCTTTGCCACAGACAAATCAGTCAACCCACATTTAAACCTCTCTCAGGCTAAGTCAGCTGAATTAATTGTTGAAGTAGATATTTTCTGAACCTCACTCATAATTTACTGTAACTGGCAAAAAAAGCTGGCGCCCAAACAAcgcaatgaaaagaaaacagtcttTGTCCAGAGAAAGGAAGTAAagagacaaaattaaaaaggaCCCAAAGAAAAGTGACTGCATTGGTGACCACTGAAGGGGCAAGACGGAGAAGGTGAAGTtggagggggaaggggaggggggtctGGCAGGAATAAGCACCGAAGGTGCCAAAGAGAACTCCTAAAGAGTCCTAAAGTTTGGTGGATGCACACCACAAAGCCTACAAGGACTCCGAATACTGAATCCTTAAGATCAGGACAGAGAGAACATGTCACGATCAAAACTATTTTATAGTTAATCACATGCAAGTTGTAtggttttaaaatacttttcttGGGCAGGGACTTCGATGCTTAATTTGgacaacaaactgcagttacATGTTTTGCTGTCTGCATCCACCTAGTGTCAtactaaaataaacaatgagTTTACTTAAAAAGGAGAACTTAAGCACAGTTTGTACATGGAAGCAGAATGGTAGGCAGCTGAGGAGAAGTGACAGGGCAGATTATACCAGGGTAAATGAAGTCTGCCACCACTCAAGCCGATGCCGTTTTAGAAGGGATGGGAGAagcaataaatataaaataaaagaatgtgagtgggaaaaagaaagatatcCTGTACTTTCAATAGCTCTGGCAGTCAACAACTAAGTTCAGATGACGAAGAAGACaggaaaggaaacacacacacacacacacacaccacttgaATCTTAGTTTGCATCTTACGTTTCAGAATGGATGGACAATCTGAGTTTATCAATATAAGGAGGGCATCACAAGGAAAGAATGGAATGATGCGAGAGACAGGTGAGCTTATGAAACTAACGAAAAAACAAGGACACCAGTTTATCCACTCTGAGGGGAGAGGGAAGTGAAAACGCAGAAGAGGATAGATGACCgtcaattaaaataatacaaaaaaatataacaaaacacGGACATACTGCACAGATTATAGCAGAGATTTAAAAAGACTGCAGATTGTGGAAAAACCCTGACAACACCAGCTTGTTTTAAGTAAGTTTCAATGCTGACGTGACTTTAAACAATGGCATATAAAGGACTTTCACACGGCTTTTACATGCTCAACAGGTAGATTTGGACATGAACGCATTTAGGCATTTTGATTCAGGCTAATATACTGTGAGAACAGGTAGGTTAAAATACAGTGACTTGACAGAGGCAGGATGactatttattattcatctctTGTTGTTTGACCTGTAGTCAGGCAGTGAGAGGGAGGAGCTTAGGGACATACCGCTCGGGCCCACTGCTGTCTGGGACTGACACACTGGCATTGTACTGGGCGTGGCATGGGCAGGGGCCAGGGCCATTCGAGCACAGATGTCAATCAAGTAAGGCGCCCATTTAGGGACAGGGCACGATTATGGGCAGGGCCAACCAGGGTGTCAGGTGGGCGGGCGCAGGAGGGGCCATCCAGAACATGGGcaacagaggaggaagtgggcaaaaagtaaacagtaaaaaaataaacaagggagagggaagagggaagaggaatacatttttaatatacagGCTCTACACTGTTCAAACGTGACTTCAAGTTGATTCTCTCAGAGATTGGTTtgtcaaagagagaaaatgagacatTGGAAAATGGGTTATGGCATATCAAGAACATGA includes the following:
- the hnrnpk gene encoding heterogeneous nuclear ribonucleoprotein K isoform X1; its protein translation is METEIDQQEDTSFSNTESNGKRPAEDADEQKSFKRSRNSDEMVELRILLQSKNAGAVIGKGGKNIKALRTDYNASVSVPDSSGPERILSISADIETVGEILLKIIPTLEEYQQYNGMDFDCELRLLIHQSLAGSIIGVKGAKIKELRENTKTSIKLFQECCPQSTDRVVLVSGKTERVVECIKTMLELIAEAPIKGRTQPYDPNFYDETYDYGGFTMMFEERGGGRRLMGGFAMRPGRSSGGDRGFDRMPSSRGVRGPMPPSRRDYDDMSPRRGPPPPHPSRVGRGSGRGRNMPIGHPHRGGDDRYYDSYRGSDDRSNDRRGRPDRYSDNMGGGGYDNSSSWDSYQPGGRSSYNDMGGPVITTQVTIPKDLAGSIIGKGGQRIKQIRHESGASIKIDEPLEGSEDRIITITGTQDQIQNAQYLLQNSVKQYSGHLL
- the hnrnpk gene encoding heterogeneous nuclear ribonucleoprotein K isoform X2; translation: METEIDQQEDTSFSNTESNGKRPAEDADEQKSFKRSRNSDEMVELRILLQSKNAGAVIGKGGKNIKALRTDYNASVSVPDSSGPERILSISADIETVGEILLKIIPTLEEYQQYNGMDFDCELRLLIHQSLAGSIIGVKGAKIKELRENTKTSIKLFQECCPQSTDRVVLVSGKTERVVECIKTMLELIAEAPIKGRTQPYDPNFYDETYDYGGFTMMFEERGGGRRLMGGFAMRPGRSSGGDRGFDRMPSSRGVRGPMPPSRRDYDDMSPRRGPPPPHPSRVGRGSGRGRNMPIGHPHRGGDRRGRPDRYSDNMGGGGYDNSSSWDSYQPGGRSSYNDMGGPVITTQVTIPKDLAGSIIGKGGQRIKQIRHESGASIKIDEPLEGSEDRIITITGTQDQIQNAQYLLQNSVKQYSGHLL